From Candidatus Methylomirabilota bacterium, one genomic window encodes:
- a CDS encoding DUF2945 domain-containing protein, whose translation MTRRFKVGDRVSWNSEAGRVSGRIIKVHTRDVNYKGYTHHASKEAPQYAIRSDKTDHVAMHKGTALTRRRPSRP comes from the coding sequence ATGACGAGAAGGTTCAAGGTCGGAGATCGCGTGAGTTGGAACTCGGAGGCGGGGCGGGTGAGCGGGCGGATCATCAAGGTACACACGCGAGACGTGAACTACAAGGGCTACACCCACCATGCAAGCAAGGAGGCTCCGCAATACGCGATAAGGAGCGACAAGACGGATCATGTGGCGATGCACAAGGGCACCGCGCTGACGCGGCGGCGCCCCTCTCGCCCTTGA
- a CDS encoding amidohydrolase family protein — MHQNFKVLDSDIHIIEPPDLWQRYIDPAFRDRSPHGLTEDVGDLRLAHGGKPWGRVAGTDADRNRRRQGHNYALNQQRWKPFEERGWTSKVQLEAMDIEGIDVAVVYPSRGLFALTVPDMEPPLAAAMARAYNDWLYEFCQENPERLIGAGMISPFDVNDAVAEARRCVRELGFRGVFLRPNEVQGRNWHDPYYEPLWAALEEVEVPLGFHEGSGSLLRQVGEQFGANTMLKHVYSHPVEQMLAVGAFCAGGILERHPRLRVAFLEGNCSWVPFLLWRMDEHAEWLGDVYAKELTMPPSGYFKRQCFVSVECDEEPVKHVIDAIGDDRIVFSTDFPHGDSKFPRAVESFLRLPISELSKRKILWDNCAAYYGLPA, encoded by the coding sequence ATGCACCAGAACTTCAAGGTCCTCGACAGTGACATCCACATCATCGAGCCGCCCGACCTGTGGCAGCGCTACATCGACCCCGCCTTCCGGGATCGTAGCCCCCACGGCCTGACCGAGGACGTCGGCGATCTACGGCTGGCCCACGGGGGTAAGCCGTGGGGCCGCGTCGCGGGGACCGATGCCGATCGGAACCGCCGCCGTCAGGGGCACAACTATGCCCTCAACCAGCAGCGCTGGAAGCCCTTCGAAGAGCGCGGGTGGACGTCCAAGGTGCAGCTCGAGGCGATGGACATCGAGGGTATCGACGTGGCGGTGGTCTATCCCTCCCGTGGTCTGTTCGCCCTGACGGTTCCGGACATGGAGCCGCCCCTCGCCGCGGCCATGGCCCGCGCGTACAACGACTGGCTCTACGAGTTCTGCCAGGAGAATCCCGAGCGCCTGATCGGAGCGGGTATGATCTCGCCCTTCGACGTCAACGACGCGGTGGCGGAGGCGCGCCGCTGCGTGAGAGAGCTGGGCTTCCGCGGGGTGTTTCTGCGGCCGAACGAGGTGCAGGGGCGCAACTGGCACGATCCTTACTACGAGCCGCTCTGGGCCGCGCTGGAGGAGGTGGAGGTGCCGCTGGGATTCCACGAGGGCTCGGGCTCGCTCCTCCGGCAGGTGGGCGAGCAGTTCGGCGCCAACACGATGCTGAAGCACGTGTACTCCCATCCCGTCGAGCAGATGCTGGCGGTGGGAGCCTTCTGCGCGGGCGGCATCCTGGAACGGCATCCGCGGCTGCGTGTGGCCTTCCTCGAAGGTAACTGCAGCTGGGTGCCCTTCCTCCTCTGGCGCATGGACGAGCACGCGGAGTGGCTGGGTGACGTCTACGCCAAGGAGTTGACCATGCCGCCCAGCGGGTACTTCAAGCGGCAGTGCTTCGTGTCGGTGGAATGCGACGAGGAGCCCGTGAAGCACGTCATCGACGCCATCGGCGACGACCGCATCGTCTTCTCGACGGATTTCCCGCACGGCGATTCGAAATTCCCGCGGGCGGTGGAGTCGTTCCTCCGGCTCCCCATCTCCGAGCTGAGCAAGCGCAAGATTCTCTGGGACAACTGCGCCGCCTACTACGGCCTGCCCGCCTGA